A genome region from Methylohalobius crimeensis 10Ki includes the following:
- the pcnB gene encoding polynucleotide adenylyltransferase PcnB, with translation MSSLKPAQPRVYARPEHTISRAQISPNALKVLYRLKKAGFRACLVGGCVRDLLLGREPKDFDVATDAHPEQVRELFRNCRLVGRRFRLAHIRFGREIIEVATFRGVAALGREGDWAQEETGRLLRDNVFGTIEEDAWRRDFTVNALYYDIADFSVIDYVGGMEDLRQGVLRLIGDPERRYREDPVRMLRAVRFMTKLGFTLDAACERPLSRLTPLLADIPPARLYEEVLKLFLSGCAVQTFERLRQYGLFAYLFPATDEALAQEHHGFPLTFLVRVLDNTDRRLNEGKAVTPYFLYAALLWEPVRLEAQRRQEVGSAPVVAMQEAASEILSVQIRHVAIPRRISLPMREVWTLQPRFERRQGGRPFRLLSHPRFRAAYDFLLLRSEAGEAEPALADWWTRFQQADENERRKMLEKPRRKRRRRPRQRKGAKQTSVST, from the coding sequence GTGTCGTCGTTGAAACCGGCTCAACCCAGGGTTTACGCACGCCCGGAGCATACCATCTCCCGCGCCCAGATCAGCCCCAACGCGCTCAAGGTGCTGTACCGCTTGAAGAAAGCGGGATTTCGCGCGTGCCTGGTGGGCGGTTGCGTGCGCGATTTGCTTTTGGGGCGCGAACCCAAGGATTTCGACGTGGCCACGGACGCCCATCCCGAGCAAGTGCGGGAACTGTTTCGCAATTGCCGCTTGGTGGGGCGACGGTTTCGCTTGGCGCATATCCGTTTCGGGCGGGAAATCATCGAAGTGGCCACTTTTCGTGGCGTAGCGGCTCTGGGGCGGGAAGGCGATTGGGCCCAGGAGGAAACCGGCCGTCTATTACGCGATAACGTATTCGGGACGATCGAGGAAGACGCATGGCGGCGCGATTTTACCGTCAACGCCTTGTATTACGACATCGCCGATTTTTCGGTCATCGATTACGTCGGCGGGATGGAGGATTTGCGTCAAGGCGTTTTGCGCTTGATCGGTGACCCCGAGCGGCGTTACCGGGAGGACCCCGTGAGAATGCTGCGCGCGGTTCGCTTCATGACCAAGCTCGGTTTCACGCTGGATGCCGCCTGTGAGCGGCCTTTATCGCGGTTGACGCCTTTGTTGGCCGATATTCCTCCCGCACGCCTCTACGAGGAAGTACTGAAATTATTTTTGTCCGGTTGCGCGGTGCAGACTTTTGAACGATTGCGCCAATACGGGCTGTTCGCCTATCTTTTTCCCGCCACCGACGAAGCGCTGGCGCAAGAACACCATGGCTTTCCGCTGACTTTTCTGGTTCGGGTGCTGGACAACACCGACCGCCGCCTCAATGAAGGCAAGGCGGTGACCCCCTATTTTCTCTACGCCGCGCTGCTTTGGGAACCGGTTCGTTTGGAAGCCCAGCGACGTCAGGAGGTCGGTTCGGCCCCGGTGGTGGCGATGCAGGAAGCGGCCAGCGAAATATTGAGCGTACAGATCCGACACGTGGCTATTCCTCGGCGAATATCCCTCCCCATGCGCGAAGTCTGGACCTTGCAGCCCCGGTTCGAACGCCGCCAGGGGGGGCGCCCCTTCCGCTTGTTGAGTCACCCCCGTTTCCGGGCGGCCTACGATTTTCTCTTGTTACGCAGCGAAGCGGGAGAAGCGGAACCGGCGTTGGCCGATTGGTGGACGCGATTCCAGCAGGCGGATGAAAACGAGCGCAGGAAAATGCTGGAAAAGCCCCGGCGCAAGCGCCGTCGACGCCCCAGGCAGCGTAAGGGGGCCAAGCAAACTTCGGTGTCGACATGA
- a CDS encoding 1,2-dihydroxy-3-keto-5-methylthiopentene dioxygenase — protein MSILTIHSESGFEPFEYYADPIEIATRLKRIGVLFERWQADRPLARDADQDAILNAYADSIERLKEEYGFEAADVINVTADHPDREALRQKFLSEHTHSDFEVRFFVDGRGLFYLHADDKVYVVLCEAGDLISVPAGTKHWFDLGEQPNLKVVRLFTTSEGWVARYSGSDIAERFPELEVYLEHLK, from the coding sequence ATGAGTATTCTCACCATTCACTCCGAAAGCGGTTTCGAACCGTTCGAATATTATGCCGATCCGATCGAAATCGCCACCCGTCTGAAGCGGATCGGCGTCCTGTTCGAGCGCTGGCAGGCGGACCGGCCATTGGCCCGGGATGCCGATCAGGACGCTATCCTCAATGCCTATGCCGATTCCATCGAGCGATTGAAAGAGGAATACGGCTTTGAAGCAGCGGATGTCATCAACGTGACGGCGGATCATCCCGACCGCGAGGCGCTGCGGCAAAAATTTCTCTCCGAACACACCCACAGCGATTTCGAAGTGCGCTTTTTCGTCGACGGTCGTGGTTTGTTTTATCTCCACGCCGACGACAAGGTCTATGTGGTGCTGTGCGAGGCCGGCGACCTGATCAGCGTTCCGGCCGGGACCAAGCACTGGTTCGATCTGGGAGAGCAGCCCAATCTGAAGGTGGTTCGGCTGTTCACCACCTCTGAGGGTTGGGTGGCCCGGTATTCCGGCAGCGACATTGCTGAACGGTTTCCCGAGCTGGAGGTGTATTTGGAGCATTTGAAATGA
- a CDS encoding leucyl aminopeptidase — translation MDFSPHTGTIEKKRTDCLILGAYEKYKLTSSAEKIDQAADGTLSKLLKRENFKGQAGDTLLLHQLPGCRADRILLVGLGKKKTLTDKIYRKALDAAIQTIAGIPAKRTLCALLEAPVPGCDSRWKARQIALAFADGCYRFTELKSEPNALPVLAHLDLHCRDKEESETAVRGAREGHAIAAGMKLTKDLANLPGNICTPAYLADRAQQLADRYRKLKVTVLEEAEMEKLGMGALLAVSRGSRQPAKLIVLEYQGGKAKDRPTALVGKGLTFDAGGISLKPSESMDEMKYDMCGGASVLGTLLTTAELDLPLNVVGVIPASENLPDGNAIKPGDIVKTMAGKTVEILNTDAEGRLILCDALTYTERFEPKRVIDIATLTGACLVALGRHATGLLANEEDLAHTLIKAGEAALDRAWQLPLWDEFQEQLKSNFADLPNIGGREGGTITAACFLSRFTEKFTWAHLDIAGTAWNTGQNKGATGRPVPLLSQFLLDQRPE, via the coding sequence ATGGATTTTAGCCCCCATACCGGAACCATCGAAAAAAAACGCACCGATTGCTTGATTCTCGGTGCCTACGAAAAATACAAACTGACCTCGAGCGCGGAAAAAATCGACCAGGCTGCAGACGGCACCTTGAGCAAGCTTCTCAAGCGAGAAAATTTTAAAGGCCAAGCCGGAGACACTTTGCTGCTTCATCAGTTGCCGGGGTGTCGGGCAGACCGGATTTTGCTTGTGGGTTTGGGCAAGAAAAAGACACTGACCGACAAGATTTACCGCAAAGCGCTGGACGCCGCCATCCAAACGATCGCCGGCATCCCCGCCAAACGGACGCTGTGCGCTTTGCTGGAAGCCCCGGTGCCGGGGTGCGATTCTCGTTGGAAAGCACGCCAAATCGCCCTCGCCTTCGCGGACGGATGCTACCGATTTACCGAACTCAAAAGCGAGCCCAACGCTTTGCCGGTCCTCGCTCACTTGGATCTCCATTGCCGAGATAAAGAAGAAAGCGAAACCGCCGTCCGCGGCGCCCGGGAAGGTCACGCCATTGCCGCCGGAATGAAGCTGACCAAGGATCTGGCCAACCTGCCCGGCAACATCTGCACACCCGCCTACCTGGCCGACCGGGCCCAACAACTGGCCGACCGCTACCGCAAGCTCAAAGTGACCGTTCTGGAAGAGGCGGAAATGGAAAAGCTGGGGATGGGCGCGCTCTTGGCCGTCTCCCGCGGCAGCCGCCAACCGGCCAAGCTGATCGTTCTGGAATACCAAGGGGGCAAAGCCAAAGATCGACCCACCGCCTTGGTGGGCAAGGGACTGACCTTTGACGCCGGCGGTATCTCCTTGAAACCGTCCGAAAGCATGGATGAAATGAAATACGACATGTGCGGCGGCGCCAGCGTGCTGGGAACCTTGTTGACCACGGCGGAACTGGATCTACCCTTGAATGTGGTGGGAGTGATTCCGGCTTCCGAAAATTTGCCCGACGGCAATGCCATCAAACCCGGCGACATCGTCAAGACCATGGCCGGAAAGACCGTCGAAATCCTCAATACCGACGCCGAAGGCCGGCTAATTCTGTGCGACGCGCTCACCTACACGGAGCGCTTCGAACCGAAACGGGTCATCGATATCGCCACCTTGACCGGCGCTTGCCTGGTAGCCCTGGGCAGACACGCCACCGGCTTGCTCGCCAACGAGGAGGATTTGGCCCACACCTTGATCAAGGCCGGCGAAGCCGCTCTCGACCGGGCCTGGCAACTGCCGTTGTGGGACGAGTTTCAGGAACAACTCAAATCCAACTTCGCAGACCTGCCCAACATCGGCGGCCGTGAGGGGGGGACCATTACCGCCGCTTGCTTCCTGTCCCGATTCACCGAAAAATTCACCTGGGCCCACCTGGATATCGCCGGCACCGCCTGGAACACGGGGCAAAATAAAGGCGCCACCGGCCGTCCCGTCCCGCTTTTGAGTCAGTTTTTGCTCGACCAACGGCCGGAATGA
- a CDS encoding methanol/ethanol family PQQ-dependent dehydrogenase — MKQPFKNGLIAAAVASALVAGGAQANQEVVKLSQNPANWPTWGGNYWGTRYSELDQINNRNADKLQAAWTFSTGVLRGHEGGPLFINGVLYVHTPFPNRVYAINPKDQSIIWKHEPTQDPDETIPVMCCDTVNRGLAYGDGKIILQQADTTLTALDAKTGKVVWQVKNGDPKLGMTNTNAPLVVKDKVLTGISGGEFGVRGFIAAYNLKDGKLAWKAYSTGPDDEIKVDPEKTMTWMGKDKGLQPVDKDSSLKTWEGDQWKIGGGTTWGWYSYDPKLNLVYYGSGNPSTWNPVQRPGDNKWSMTIWARDADTGVAKWVYQMTPHDEWDYDGINEMVLADQKINGKERKTLVHFDRNGFGYTLDRETGELLVAEKFDKAVNWATHIDMKTGRPVVNSEYSTEEGGEDWTTEDICPAALGSKNQGPVAYSPRTGLFYVNGNHVCMNYEPFEVEYTPGQPYVGATVSMFPAGKDAETGKKDGSMNLGQFTAWDAKTGKIAWTYKEPFSVWSGVLATKGDVVVHGTLEGYLKVRDAKSGKELYKFKTPSGIIGNPNTWMFEGKQYIGVLSGLGGWAGIGMAAGLEGDTEGLGAVGAYRSLDKFTQLGGVLSVFALPDSAVK; from the coding sequence ATGAAACAACCCTTCAAGAACGGCCTGATTGCAGCTGCCGTGGCATCGGCGCTGGTGGCCGGTGGGGCGCAAGCGAACCAGGAAGTCGTCAAGCTGTCACAAAACCCCGCCAACTGGCCCACCTGGGGCGGTAACTATTGGGGTACTCGTTACAGCGAGCTGGATCAAATCAACAACCGCAACGCCGACAAACTGCAAGCCGCTTGGACCTTCTCTACTGGCGTGCTGCGCGGCCATGAAGGCGGTCCCTTGTTCATCAACGGGGTGCTGTACGTGCACACGCCGTTCCCCAACCGCGTGTACGCCATCAACCCCAAAGATCAAAGCATCATCTGGAAGCACGAGCCGACTCAGGATCCCGACGAAACCATTCCGGTGATGTGCTGCGATACCGTCAACCGCGGCTTGGCCTATGGCGACGGTAAAATCATCCTGCAGCAAGCCGACACCACCTTGACCGCGCTGGACGCCAAGACCGGGAAAGTGGTCTGGCAAGTCAAGAACGGCGATCCCAAACTGGGGATGACCAACACCAATGCGCCGTTGGTGGTCAAGGACAAGGTTCTGACCGGTATTTCCGGCGGTGAATTCGGCGTGCGAGGCTTCATCGCCGCTTACAATCTGAAAGACGGCAAGCTGGCTTGGAAAGCCTACAGCACCGGTCCGGACGATGAAATCAAGGTCGATCCCGAAAAGACCATGACCTGGATGGGTAAGGACAAGGGTCTGCAGCCGGTGGACAAGGACTCTTCCCTGAAAACCTGGGAAGGCGACCAGTGGAAGATCGGCGGCGGCACCACTTGGGGCTGGTACAGCTACGATCCCAAGCTGAATCTGGTCTACTACGGCTCCGGCAACCCCAGCACCTGGAACCCGGTTCAGCGCCCCGGCGACAACAAATGGTCCATGACCATCTGGGCGCGCGATGCCGATACCGGGGTGGCCAAGTGGGTCTATCAGATGACTCCCCACGACGAGTGGGACTACGACGGCATCAACGAAATGGTGCTGGCCGACCAGAAGATCAACGGTAAAGAGCGCAAGACCCTGGTGCACTTCGACCGTAACGGCTTCGGTTATACCCTGGATCGCGAAACCGGCGAATTGCTGGTGGCCGAAAAGTTCGACAAGGCGGTCAACTGGGCCACGCATATCGACATGAAAACCGGCCGTCCGGTGGTCAATTCTGAATACAGCACTGAAGAAGGCGGTGAAGACTGGACCACCGAGGACATTTGTCCGGCGGCCCTGGGTTCCAAGAACCAAGGCCCGGTCGCCTATTCGCCGCGTACCGGTTTGTTCTACGTGAACGGTAACCACGTTTGCATGAACTACGAGCCGTTCGAAGTGGAATATACGCCGGGACAGCCTTATGTGGGCGCCACCGTGAGCATGTTCCCGGCAGGCAAAGACGCCGAAACCGGCAAGAAGGACGGTTCCATGAATCTGGGGCAATTCACCGCTTGGGACGCCAAGACCGGTAAAATTGCCTGGACTTACAAAGAACCGTTCTCGGTTTGGAGCGGCGTCTTGGCCACCAAGGGTGATGTGGTCGTCCACGGTACCTTGGAAGGCTACCTGAAGGTGCGTGATGCCAAGTCCGGCAAGGAATTGTACAAATTCAAGACTCCGTCCGGCATCATCGGCAACCCCAATACCTGGATGTTCGAGGGCAAGCAGTATATCGGCGTCTTGTCCGGTCTCGGCGGTTGGGCCGGTATTGGCATGGCCGCAGGGCTGGAAGGTGACACCGAAGGTCTGGGTGCGGTGGGTGCCTACCGCTCCTTGGACAAATTCACCCAATTGGGCGGTGTGCTGAGCGTCTTCGCTTTGCCGGATTCCGCGGTCAAATAA
- a CDS encoding DNA polymerase III subunit chi — MTRVDFYLLPGRDSRARHLFACRLTEKAYRMEHNVFLRTADSEESRVLDDLLWTFRQGSFVPHTLAENRVSDPLVPAAIGADEPPEVFHQLLINLNPDPPTDWHRFERIAEILTQDAATRTAGRQKYRAYQQQGAELHVHRIEST, encoded by the coding sequence ATGACGCGGGTCGATTTCTATTTATTGCCGGGCCGGGATTCCCGAGCCCGGCATCTGTTCGCCTGCCGACTGACGGAAAAAGCCTACCGGATGGAACACAACGTTTTTCTGCGTACCGCCGACTCCGAGGAGTCCCGGGTACTGGACGATCTGCTTTGGACCTTCCGCCAAGGCAGCTTCGTCCCTCACACGTTGGCCGAAAATCGGGTCAGCGATCCGCTGGTACCGGCGGCAATCGGCGCCGACGAGCCACCGGAAGTCTTTCACCAATTGCTGATCAACCTGAATCCGGACCCCCCCACCGATTGGCATCGCTTCGAGCGGATTGCCGAAATCCTCACCCAGGACGCTGCCACCCGGACGGCGGGCCGGCAAAAATACCGTGCCTATCAACAGCAAGGCGCCGAATTGCATGTGCACCGAATAGAGTCCACATGA
- a CDS encoding YybS family protein → MREFAAFIMASRWRAMAVAGVFGVLGIFFVPLILLSAAAVGLVTLRRGGWEGILAIVGGAVIVGGIFPFLPPKPGFPFPLVAALWPPVWIGGLVLRQTFSQGWALSAIGGMMILYVLGMHALTGGQVEGFWEAWLQRSIANVPGATVEGFRRDGTLHLMNGLVAMGYGASIVLSLLLARWWQAILYHPGGFGEEFRQLRLPRWLLVLLVGGMWLAGYWNKVLLSDLLIASMTIYLFQGLAALHGIVAQRNLSGFWLVPAYGLLLLMPQYGVMGLSFMGAVDSLVNFRDRTDSDENA, encoded by the coding sequence GTGAGGGAATTCGCTGCGTTCATCATGGCCAGTCGTTGGCGGGCGATGGCGGTAGCCGGGGTGTTCGGGGTCCTGGGTATTTTTTTCGTACCCCTTATTTTGCTCAGTGCGGCGGCCGTCGGTTTGGTGACGCTGCGTCGGGGAGGTTGGGAAGGCATTTTGGCGATTGTCGGCGGTGCGGTGATCGTGGGCGGGATATTTCCGTTTTTGCCCCCTAAGCCGGGTTTTCCGTTTCCCCTGGTGGCGGCTTTGTGGCCGCCGGTATGGATCGGCGGTTTGGTATTGCGGCAAACTTTCTCCCAGGGATGGGCCCTATCCGCGATCGGCGGTATGATGATTCTGTATGTGCTGGGCATGCACGCGCTTACCGGCGGTCAGGTGGAGGGGTTCTGGGAGGCGTGGCTGCAGCGCTCGATTGCCAATGTGCCGGGCGCTACGGTGGAGGGCTTCAGACGGGACGGCACTTTGCACTTGATGAACGGTCTGGTAGCCATGGGATATGGCGCCAGTATCGTGCTGTCTTTGCTGTTGGCGCGCTGGTGGCAGGCGATACTCTATCATCCGGGCGGTTTCGGAGAGGAATTTCGCCAGCTTAGATTACCTCGCTGGTTGTTGGTGCTCCTGGTGGGGGGGATGTGGCTGGCGGGATATTGGAACAAGGTGCTGCTATCCGATCTCTTGATCGCCTCCATGACGATCTATTTGTTTCAAGGATTGGCGGCATTGCATGGCATTGTCGCGCAGCGAAACCTGAGCGGTTTCTGGTTGGTGCCGGCCTACGGATTGCTCCTGTTGATGCCCCAATACGGGGTGATGGGGCTGTCTTTCATGGGGGCGGTGGACAGTCTGGTCAATTTCCGCGATCGCACCGATAGCGACGAGAACGCATGA
- the panC gene encoding pantoate--beta-alanine ligase, with protein sequence MQIVHSIAHLRGRLTDLREGGAAIALVPTMGNLHAGHLRLVEAARQRARSVVASIFVNPLQFGPGEDFERYPRTLKEDAGKLAESGVDLLFAPPVDVMYPEQRKNTAFVEVPGISDGLCGAFRPGHFRGVATVVAKLFNLVQPDLAVFGEKDYQQLLVIRKMVADLNFPVEILGVPIVREVDGLAMSSRNCYLSPGERARATRLYEELCAARRAILEGERDFSALAERAMSRLKEAGFEPDYFEIRSASDLSPPVPDRRPLRILAAARLGRTRLIDNLEVA encoded by the coding sequence ATGCAGATTGTTCACTCGATAGCGCATTTGCGAGGCCGCCTCACCGATTTACGTGAGGGGGGCGCTGCGATCGCCTTGGTCCCGACTATGGGAAACTTGCACGCCGGTCACTTACGGTTGGTGGAAGCGGCTCGGCAGCGGGCCCGCTCTGTGGTGGCGAGCATTTTCGTGAACCCCCTCCAGTTCGGCCCTGGCGAGGATTTCGAGCGCTATCCCCGGACCCTAAAAGAGGATGCCGGGAAGCTGGCCGAATCGGGAGTGGACCTGCTGTTCGCGCCGCCGGTGGATGTCATGTACCCTGAACAGCGGAAAAACACGGCGTTCGTGGAGGTGCCGGGGATTTCCGATGGGTTATGCGGCGCTTTCAGGCCGGGACATTTCCGAGGGGTAGCCACGGTGGTCGCCAAGTTGTTCAATTTGGTTCAGCCGGATCTGGCGGTGTTCGGAGAAAAGGATTACCAGCAGCTGTTGGTGATCCGAAAGATGGTGGCGGATCTGAATTTCCCGGTGGAAATCTTGGGCGTGCCCATCGTGCGGGAAGTCGATGGCTTGGCGATGAGCTCGCGTAATTGCTATCTTTCCCCCGGCGAGCGCGCCAGGGCGACCCGCTTATACGAGGAATTATGCGCTGCCCGGCGGGCGATTCTCGAAGGAGAACGGGATTTTTCAGCACTCGCTGAACGGGCCATGAGCCGTTTGAAAGAAGCCGGCTTCGAACCCGATTATTTTGAAATCCGAAGCGCTTCGGATTTGTCCCCGCCCGTTCCGGATAGGCGGCCGCTGCGTATTTTGGCGGCCGCCCGTTTGGGGCGGACCCGTTTGATCGACAATTTGGAGGTGGCATGA
- the mtnC gene encoding acireductone synthase, producing the protein MIRAVVTDIEGTTSSLQFVKDVLFPYARERLANYVRVHQDDPQVVPLLEEVRRLAGQSLGLEEIIGQLLAWSDADEKVPPLKALQGLIWETGYRQGDFQGHVYPDAVAQLKAWHDAGICLYVFSSGSVAAQKLLFGHTRWGDLTPLFSGFFDTRIGPKRDPESYRKIAAEIDLKSQQILFLSDVKQELEAADVAGMKPIWLVREGHLESDGGYRKIGDFSEIDLVRVS; encoded by the coding sequence ATGATTCGAGCCGTCGTCACCGACATCGAGGGCACCACATCGTCTTTGCAATTCGTCAAAGATGTGCTGTTTCCCTACGCCCGCGAGCGATTGGCGAATTACGTCCGAGTCCATCAGGATGACCCCCAAGTGGTGCCGCTGTTGGAGGAGGTAAGACGGCTCGCGGGTCAAAGCCTGGGCTTGGAGGAAATCATCGGCCAACTCTTGGCCTGGAGCGATGCGGATGAAAAAGTCCCGCCTCTCAAAGCATTGCAGGGCCTGATTTGGGAAACGGGTTACCGGCAAGGGGATTTTCAGGGGCATGTCTATCCCGATGCGGTGGCACAACTGAAGGCTTGGCATGATGCCGGAATTTGCTTGTACGTTTTTTCTTCCGGTTCGGTGGCGGCGCAGAAACTCCTGTTCGGGCATACCCGCTGGGGAGATTTGACGCCTTTGTTCTCCGGTTTTTTCGATACCCGTATCGGTCCCAAGCGAGATCCGGAAAGCTACCGTAAAATCGCCGCCGAGATTGACTTGAAATCGCAGCAAATCCTGTTTTTATCGGATGTGAAACAAGAATTGGAGGCGGCGGACGTGGCGGGAATGAAACCTATTTGGCTGGTGCGCGAAGGACATCTCGAATCGGACGGCGGGTATCGAAAGATCGGGGATTTTTCCGAAATCGATCTGGTCCGAGTGTCATGA
- a CDS encoding methylthioribulose 1-phosphate dehydratase yields MTLEPEFEQRARELVAAGQVLYGRGWVPATSGNFSSRLSDGSLAITVSGRHKGCLTENDIMRLDSEGRPLDGRKPSAEAALHVALYRRYPHAGTILHPHSPGAILASRLFQDEIVLTDHELLKALEGIETHAHRLAVPIFPNDQNIERLARRVDAYLDRYGDIHAYIIAGHGFYTWGHRVEAALTAVEALEFMFDCEVRLYGVQHR; encoded by the coding sequence ATGACCCTGGAACCAGAATTCGAACAGCGTGCCCGGGAGTTGGTGGCCGCCGGGCAAGTGTTGTACGGTCGCGGTTGGGTGCCTGCCACCAGCGGCAATTTTTCTTCCCGGCTGTCGGACGGGAGCCTCGCCATCACGGTTTCCGGAAGGCATAAAGGCTGCCTGACCGAAAATGATATTATGCGACTGGATTCCGAGGGGCGACCGCTGGATGGGCGCAAACCTTCGGCGGAGGCGGCTTTGCACGTGGCCTTGTACCGCCGTTATCCCCACGCCGGGACGATTCTTCATCCCCATTCGCCCGGGGCGATTCTCGCTTCCCGCCTGTTCCAGGATGAAATCGTGCTCACCGATCACGAGCTGTTGAAGGCCCTGGAGGGAATCGAGACCCATGCCCACCGGTTGGCGGTGCCGATTTTTCCCAACGATCAAAATATCGAGCGACTTGCCCGCCGGGTGGATGCGTACCTTGATCGCTACGGAGATATTCATGCCTATATCATCGCCGGCCACGGTTTCTATACCTGGGGGCACCGCGTCGAGGCCGCCCTGACGGCTGTGGAGGCCTTGGAATTTATGTTCGATTGTGAAGTCAGACTATACGGAGTTCAACACCGATGA
- the folK gene encoding 2-amino-4-hydroxy-6-hydroxymethyldihydropteridine diphosphokinase, whose translation MTKAGGLVYIGMGSNLDHPVAQVKQARREVAALDGVREEEFSSLYRSFPMGPPDQPAYINAVMAVDTERPPHDLLTALQNIELAHGRLRTGERWGPRTLDLDLLLYGRCCMRSETLTLPHYGLPDRPFVLYPLAEIAPLDLLIPGRGTLGELLRRCPRDGLECLEVDDD comes from the coding sequence ATGACGAAAGCCGGCGGATTGGTCTATATCGGGATGGGTAGTAACCTGGACCATCCCGTCGCCCAAGTCAAGCAAGCCCGGCGAGAGGTCGCGGCGCTGGATGGCGTTCGGGAAGAGGAGTTTTCCAGCTTGTACCGGAGTTTTCCCATGGGGCCGCCGGATCAGCCCGCCTACATCAATGCGGTCATGGCGGTCGATACCGAACGCCCACCCCATGACTTGTTAACCGCCTTGCAAAACATCGAATTGGCCCACGGTCGGCTACGAACGGGAGAACGTTGGGGGCCGCGGACCTTGGATCTCGATTTATTGCTGTACGGACGTTGCTGCATGCGCAGCGAAACCTTGACCCTTCCCCATTACGGTTTGCCGGATCGCCCTTTCGTGCTCTATCCCTTGGCGGAGATTGCCCCTCTCGATCTGTTGATCCCCGGGCGTGGCACCTTGGGGGAATTGTTGCGACGCTGTCCCCGGGATGGCTTGGAGTGCTTGGAGGTGGACGATGACTGA
- the panB gene encoding 3-methyl-2-oxobutanoate hydroxymethyltransferase: MTDVLSVPELRAFKERGEKIASLTAYDATFARVLEAAGVEVLLVGDSLGVVVQGHLTTVPVGLEDMVYHTRCVSRVVRRPLVVADLPFASYAEPMQALRSAARLLQEGGAQMVKLEGGRQRMEVMRLLVREGIPVCGHLGLLPQSIHRLGRYRVQGREAQSAQHLIEDACLLEEAGAELLVLECVPATLAETVTAEVTIPTIGIGAGSGCDGQVLVLHDMLGMTPDKPPRFVQDFLPGAGSIEAAVTAYVTAVKAGRFPGPQHVYR, translated from the coding sequence ATGACTGATGTGCTATCGGTGCCGGAATTGCGCGCCTTTAAAGAGCGCGGCGAAAAAATCGCTTCTTTGACCGCCTACGATGCCACCTTTGCCCGGGTGTTGGAAGCGGCCGGCGTGGAAGTCTTGCTGGTGGGGGATTCCCTGGGTGTCGTGGTCCAGGGACATCTCACCACGGTGCCGGTTGGCTTGGAGGATATGGTCTATCACACTCGCTGTGTCAGCCGGGTCGTCAGGCGGCCGTTGGTGGTCGCGGATCTGCCTTTCGCTTCCTACGCCGAGCCGATGCAGGCGCTTCGTAGCGCCGCCCGCCTGCTGCAAGAAGGCGGAGCGCAGATGGTGAAACTGGAAGGCGGGCGTCAGCGAATGGAAGTGATGCGGTTGTTGGTAAGGGAAGGCATTCCCGTCTGCGGACATTTGGGGCTGTTGCCGCAATCCATTCATCGCCTGGGGCGGTACCGGGTGCAAGGGCGCGAAGCTCAGTCCGCACAGCATTTGATCGAAGACGCGTGCCTATTGGAGGAGGCCGGTGCCGAATTGTTGGTATTGGAGTGTGTGCCCGCTACCTTGGCCGAGACGGTGACCGCCGAAGTGACGATTCCTACCATCGGTATCGGGGCGGGTTCCGGCTGCGACGGTCAGGTGCTGGTGCTTCACGACATGCTGGGAATGACGCCCGATAAGCCGCCTCGCTTCGTGCAGGATTTTCTCCCCGGGGCGGGCAGCATTGAAGCAGCCGTGACCGCCTACGTGACGGCGGTCAAGGCCGGTCGCTTTCCGGGCCCGCAACACGTTTATCGCTAG
- a CDS encoding DUF4404 family protein, which yields MSLEYRMKPEESKQKLEEGLSRLRSELENADGATRKRLEPLVERMERQLAASEGEAPPHGLLQEMEDEIMHFEVEYPRLTAIINDIMVALSNMGI from the coding sequence ATGAGTTTGGAGTATCGCATGAAGCCCGAGGAAAGTAAGCAGAAACTTGAAGAAGGTCTGTCGCGGCTGCGTTCGGAATTGGAAAACGCCGATGGCGCGACCCGGAAGCGGCTGGAACCCCTGGTTGAACGGATGGAGCGGCAGTTGGCCGCAAGTGAGGGAGAAGCGCCTCCTCACGGCTTGCTTCAGGAAATGGAAGACGAAATCATGCATTTTGAAGTGGAGTACCCCCGTTTGACCGCGATCATAAACGACATCATGGTCGCGTTGAGCAACATGGGAATCTGA